A genomic window from Purpureocillium takamizusanense chromosome 2, complete sequence includes:
- a CDS encoding uncharacterized protein (COG:E~EggNog:ENOG503NYIY), with product MAGVKRSLAAMMTRDGVSPGASSDSNARSRHRPGPSHGLKSASRTPTPPLRPVRGDIPLFTSAASIVIVGVRGAGKSTLAIMAASALKKRIIDMETAFQRTTSFSSAGFKLENGPNECQARQAEVLEDVLRQNLTGAIVVCSWMERRIQNLLRRFAATNPVVHVVRSVDAIQDYLRIADKAKAQNLLNMTNLYFRTCTNLEFFNVSEIHTTSRDPEEQDGATSAAPPPHLALQQAERHFLKFLSLIYPAGTIPFFESAFPLASISPEERQFTYALSLDMRDVLSGQAEWHDSTIGVDAVQIFVNSLVVARGDSAIQDLFPVIANDITEAVAIVRRSTMLPILLHIKLPEQTMDRVLRLYLDLLAHALCLAPEMLTVDLRLDTVDISRIMSATRRSKLVGNYFTSTDTQPWDSPAWLSWYQKACRMGCDMVRLVRFATSTQDNFAISRLRARISLLDGSGIPLIAYNSGPIGRHSTCFNPILTLVAAKPVDPSNAGQAPFPYITAKEATTALYSSFVYDSMKLYVFGANVGYSMSPAMHNAALVACGIPHRYEPFSSASLSGVRQLLQDPNFGGASVGLPFKVEVITLTHSLSPHAQAIGAVNTLIPIRQLNPDGSIPTGANLFRGVNRAGPVQALYGENTDWIGVRACIRRGLSPANAVRSSTWGLIIGAGGMARAATYAMLQVGVKNIAIFNRTPANAEKMVAHFRQLLQKKDFELLSNGPETQFRVLRSLDETWPSDCRLPSIIISCIPTHPIGSTPSPEFKLPAQWLGHQTGGVVIELGYKTLNTPLLAQARNAASRGWVAMDGLDLLPEQGFAQFELFTGRRAPRRVMRREVLENYRDAQGRSHQAELHGRLRSIVEQDS from the coding sequence atggccggcgtcaaGAGATCCctcgcggccatgatgaccCGAGACGGCGTCTCCCCCGGCGCCTCCAGCGACTCTAACGCCAGGTCGCGACACCGTCCCGGACCATCTCATGGTCTCAAAAGCGCCtcaaggacgccgacgccgccgcttcgcCCTGTCAGGGGCGACATCCCTCTCTTCACGTCCGCTgcctccatcgtcatcgtcggcgttcgcggcgctggcaagTCTACAttggccatcatggcggcaTCCGCGTTGAAGAAACGAATCATCGACATGGAGACTGCGTTTCAACGTACCAcgagcttctccagcgcAGGGTTCAAACTGGAAAACGGTCCAAACGAATGCCAGGCGAGACaggccgaggtgctcgaggacgTTTTGCGCCAGAACCTCACTGGCGCCATTGTTGTTTGCTCTTGGATGGAGCGCCGCATTCAAAACTTGCTGCGTCGTTTCGCCGCCACAAACCCCGTCGTGCATGTCGTTCGCAGTGTCGATGCCATTCAGGACTATCTCAGAATTgcggacaaggccaaggcccagAATCTACTGAACATGACCAACCTGTACTTTCGCACATGTACCAACCTCGAGTTCTTCAATGTCTCAGAGATCCATACCACATCGCGGGATCCAGAGGAGCAGGACGGTGCGACTTcagcggcaccaccgccgcatCTCGCCTTGCAACAAGCAGAAAGGCACTTCCTCAAGTTTCTGTCCCTCATCTACCCGGCGGGGACGATACCATTCTTTGAATCAGCCTTCCCGCTGGCGAGCATTTCTCCCGAGGAGCGACAATTCACGTATGCGCTGTCCCTGGATATGCGAGATGTGCTAAGCGGCCAGGCTGAGTGGCACGACTCTACCATCGGCGTGGACGCTGTGCAGATATTCGTCAACAGTCTTGTGGTGGCAAGAGGTGACAGCGCAATACAAGACCTGTTCCCGGTGATTGCCAACGACATCACCGAGGCTGTTGCCATCGTGCGGAGAAGCACAATGCTGCCGATTCTGCTGCACATCAAGCTGCCCGAGCAAACCATGGACAGGGTGCTGCGCCTTTATCTGGACCTGTTGGCGCACGCCCTCTGCCTGGCACCGGAAATGCTCACCGTCGACCTCCGCCTGGACACCGTTGACATTTCGAGGATCATGTCTGCCACGCGGCGCTCCAAGCTCGTGGGAAACTACTTTACATCCACGGACACACAGCCCTGGGACTCGCCGGCATGGCTGTCGTGGTATCAAAAGGCCTGCCGCATGGGGTGCGACATGGTTCGCCTGGTGCGCTTTGCGACGTCGACGCAAGACAACTTCGCCATCTCGCGTCTGCGTGCCAGGATCTCTTTATTGGATGGCAGTGGAATACCGCTCATTGCGTACAACTCGGGGCCCATTGGGCGCCACTCAACATGTTTCAACCCTATCCTCACACTCGTGGCGGCGAAGCCCGTCGACCCGAGCAACGCAGGGCAGGCGCCCTTCCCCTACATTACCGCCAAAGAGGCCACGACGGCCCTGTACTCGTCTTTTGTGTACGACTCGATGAAGCTGTACGTGTTTGGTGCCAATGTCGGCTACAGCATGTCCCCCGCGATGCACAACGCAGCCTTGGTCGCCTGTGGTATACCGCACCGCTACGAGCCATTTTCGAGTGCCTCTCTGAGCGGCGTCAGGCAGCTGCTCCAGGATCCCAATTTTGGCGGAGCGTCGGTTGGCCTGCCGTTCAAAGTAGAGGTCATCACGCTCACGCATTCGCTCAGTCCGCACGCCCAGGCCATTGGCGCCGTCAACACGCTCATTCCCATCCGACAGCTCAATCCAGACGGGTCGATTCCCACGGGCGCCAACCTTTTCCGCGGCGTCAATCGGGCTGGTCCGGTCCAGGCTCTCTACGGAGAGAACACAGACTGGATAGGCGTCCGCGCTTGCATCCGGCGCGGATTGTCTCCCGCCAATGCAGTGCGGTCATCTACGTGGGGCCTGATtatcggcgccggcggcatggcccGCGCTGCGACATATGCCATGCTGCAGGTGGGTGTCAAGAACATTGCCATCTTCAACAGGACACCCGCCAACGCGGAGAAGATGGTGGCCCACTTTCGGCAGTTGCTCCAGAAGAAGGATTTTGAGCTGCTCAGCAACGGTCCCGAAACGCAGTTTCGCGTTCTCCGATCCCTGGACGAGACGTGGCCGTCGGACTGTCGGCTGCCGTCCATTATCATCTCCTGCATCCCTACCCACCCCATCGGAAGTACCCCGTCACCCGAATTCAAGCTTCCCGCGCAATGGCTCGGCCACCAGACCGGtggcgtcgtcatcgagctCGGGTACAAGACGCTCAACACGCCCCTGCTAGCACAGGCGCGcaacgccgcctcgcgcggctgGGTCGCCATGGACGGCCTAGACCTGCTACCGGAGCAGGGCTTCGCGCAGTTCGAGCTGTTTACGGGCCggagggcgccgcggcgggtgATGAGGCGCGAGGTCTTGGAGAATTACAGAGACGCACAAGGTAGATCACACCAGGCGGAGCTGCATGGCAGGCTGCGGTCTATTGTCGAGCAGGACTCGTGA
- a CDS encoding uncharacterized protein (EggNog:ENOG503PA0B~COG:U), with amino-acid sequence MGALFVTSPASSTTLISRDAAAQAMSAPSIDASLDTQGLASEQRGLLDLIDKLQFAQLDNVKLPQIVVVGDQSAGKSSVLEALTGTPFPRDAGACTRFATEIRLRRAKEATLKVSIIPDKKRPWAEQDKLLRYGGDVTGDTPFDAMMRDATELIAPREMPGRFAARDILVVDKSGPDMPLLTLVDLPGLVRVANRDQSEADIQTIEALSDHYMKSSRTIILAVIGGNNDYVQAPILKKARHFDPRGSRTIGVLTKPDMTERIGLEAKFLELVANKDRENNFKLGWFVLLNPGPGEQWLAPEERAAREADFFTRGRWSALPPQMWGIASLRQTLSTQLQRHIGRHVKTLRRQIQQALERCDGQLRAMGSAKDTVEEMRFEMGELFTGSNNLVTPAVNGNYKNPFGERFFARQSSPRGTPPHKLRARVREESERFARQFRQHGRRINFSVSPTTTGNSSDSDGGNGGSSISSNNLLPPGGLVGGQSKRDFALNEVEPLLRQIRGNELPLDSNPRAPYILFQDYSRNWPVLAQEYKDNLGVICNEFLAEVIDHVWPLRMRDPLRYHFLEVKMRELMDGAEAELARLTDDMELEVQPYDPEYEERLIRWRAEATADGGSYTEAEEVLEKMLIYYDLTARIFTRNVITQVVERHLLLGMLRLFNPVEILRMPDKTVESIAAENKETRERRTALRAQKKAIEEARSICAGLAMRSDLRASYGDDGDSDEYVATDDEDAQQKQQLNRTASHRRSVASSNHNSSGGGGPRSDSVRRPVPSQNRPHRPTLDTAEGGLSQRTPAAPPQESRHTTHGSVSYADVPNHQHQQQPREWDSAYYATAASSSTTQQAPGHAPPPPPPPRPQKVGFDDAPDRYYDTAATQRGDGAASPGQTRRESARSRLTSAMRLGSS; translated from the coding sequence ATGGGCGCCTTGTTCGtcacctcgcccgccagcagcaccactCTCATCTcgcgagacgctgctgcccaagCCATGTCCGCACCCTCCATCGACGCCTCGCTCGACACGCAGGGCCTCGCCAGCGAACAGCGCGGCCTGCTCGATCTCATCGACAAGCTGCAGTTTGCCCAGCTCGACAATGTGAAGCTGCCCcagatcgtcgtcgtcggcgaccagTCCGCCGGCAAGAGCTCcgtgctcgaggccctcACCGGCACGCCCTTCCctcgcgacgccggcgcctgcACGCGGTTCGCGACCGAAATCCGTCTACGGAGAGCAAAGGAAGCGACGCTCAAAGTCTCCATCATCCCCGACAAGAAGCGCCCTTGGGCCGAGCAGGACAAGCTCCTGCGCtatggcggcgacgtcaccGGCGACACGCCCTTTGACGCCATGATGCGGGACGCCACGGAGCTCATCGCACCCCGCGAGATGCCTGGTCGcttcgccgcccgcgatatcctcgtcgtcgacaagagCGGCCCGGACATGCCTCTTCTGACCCTTGTCGATTTGcccggcctcgtccgcgtcgccaacCGCGACCAGTCCGAGGCCGACATCCAGACCATCGAGGCGCTCTCGGACCACTACATGAAGAGCTCCCGCAccatcatcctcgccgtcattGGCGGCAACAACGACTACGTCCAGGCGCCCATCCTCAAAAAGGCCCGCCACTTCGACCCCCGCGGCTCCCGCACCATCGGCGTCCTCACCAAGCCCGACATGACGGAGcgcatcggcctcgaggccaagtTCCTCGAGCTCGTTGCCAACAAGGACCGCGAGAACAACTTCAAGCTCGGCTGGTTCGTCCTCCTCAACCCGGGCCCCGGCGAGCAGTGGCTGGcgcccgaggagcgcgccgcccgcgaggccgacttCTTCACCCGCGGTCGCTGGtccgccctcccgccgcaaATGTGGGGGATCGCCTCGTTGCGCCAGACGCTCAGcacgcagctgcagcggcacATTGGCCGTCACGTCAAGACTCTGCGCCGCCAGATCCAACAGGCCCTAGAGCGCTGCGAcggccagctgcgcgccatgGGCTCCGCCAAGGACACGGTCGAGGAGATGCGCTTCGAGATGGGCGAGCTCTTCACCGGGTCCAACAACCTCGTCACgcccgccgtcaacggcaacTACAAGAACCCCTTTGGCGAGAGGTTCTTTGCCCGGCAGTCGAGCCCGCgaggcacgccgccgcacaagctgcgcgcccgcgtccgtgAGGAGAGCGAGCGCTTCGCCCGGCAGTTTCGCCAGCACGGGCGTCGCATCAACTTTTCCGtctcgcccaccaccaccggcaaCAGCTCAGACAGCGATggtggcaacggcggcagcagcatcagcagtAACAACCTGCTGCCCCCCgggggcctcgtcggcggccagagCAAGCGCGACTTTGCGCTCAACGAGGTCGAGCCTCTGCTGCGGCAGATTCGCGGCAACGAACTGCCGCTCGACTCGaacccgcgcgcgccctaCATCCTCTTCCAAGACTACTCGCGCAACTGGCCGGTGCTGGCGCAGGAGTACAAGGACAACCTGGGCGTCATCTGCAACGAGTTCCTGGCCGAGGTCATCGACCACGTGTGGCCGCTGCGCATGCGCGACCCGCTGCGCTACCACTTCCTCGAGGTCAAGATGCGCGAGCTcatggacggcgccgaggcggagctcgcgcgcctcaccgacgacatggagctcGAGGTGCAGCCCTACGACCCCGAGTACGAGGAGCGCCTCATCCgctggcgcgccgaggccacggccgacggcggctcctacaccgaggccgaggaggtgcTCGAGAAGATGCTCATCTACTACGACCTCACGGCCCGCATCTTCACCCGCAATGTCATCacgcaggtcgtcgagcgccaccTGCTGCTCGGCATGCTGCGCCTCTTCAACCCCGTCGAGATCCTGCGCATGCCCGACAAGACGGTCGAGTCCATTGCCGCCGAGAACAAGGAGACGCGGGAGCGCCGCACCGCTCTCCGGGCGCAGAAAAaggccatcgaggaggcCCGCAGCATctgcgccggcctcgccatgcGCAGCGATCTGCGCGCCTcgtacggcgacgacggcgactcggacgagtacgtcgcgaccgacgacgaagatgcccagcagaagcagcagctgaACCGCACCGCGTCCCATCGTCgctccgtcgcctcgtccaaCCACAactccagcggcggcggcggcccacgcAGCGATTCCGTCCGTCGCCCCGTGCCCAGCCAAAACCGTCCCCATCGCCCGACCCTCGACACCGCCGAGGGAGGTCTCAGCCAGCGCACGCCCGCTGCGCCCCCGCAAGAGTCGCGGCACACCACGCACGGCAGCGTAAGCTATGCCGACGTCCCCAaccatcagcatcagcagcagccgcgtGAGTGGGACTCGGCGTACTAcgccactgccgccagcagcagcaccacgcAGCAGGCACCCGGCCAcgctcccccgccgccgccacctccccgCCCCCAAAAAGTGggcttcgacgacgcgccggaTCGGTACTACGACACGGCAGCAACGCAGCGAGGTGATGGTGCCGCATCCCCTGGCCAGACGAGGCGGGAGAGCGCGCGGTCGCGGCTGACGTCGGCCATGAGACTTGGCTCCTCGTGA
- a CDS encoding uncharacterized protein (TransMembrane:12 (i48-66o86-107i114-133o145-163i175-196o208-230i281-298o318-338i345-366o378-399i411-430o442-463i)~EggNog:ENOG503P0RP~COG:G), translated as MFKDNVSHLEKPAPTSAVPDLSAVDQEFLDTVSAKQEAKIYQKLDWRLVPALSILYLLAIIDRANIGNAKIEGLEKSLGMSGTDYNVALAVFFVSYVIFDIPSNYILSNFKRPSIYIGSLVICWGVVMTLTGVVRNFGGLCATRFLLGVFEAGFFPGANYIVGQWYPPHKTQTRIAIFYTASAASGAFSGLLAYLIAKMNGAGGYEGWRWIFILEGIASVVAGAVSLFLLPDSPALSHRWLTADEIRFLELNHIKYRGRSVGTSHKVEAQTLWKVIKDWQLYYLGMVFMSNTVPNYALKFTMPQIITNMGFTSSNAQLLTIPPYTVGAISGLVASLFADRLKWRMPFIVGAQITLIVAYAILVAKAEHIKSNVPLCYFAVHLACAGLYPIPPGVSAWTVNNLGPQKRAMGVGLMVMIGSIGGVIGSFIYLDREKPKYPTGFGTSLAIAGAGVASSLILEVTYWRINKRRAEMSEDEVRSKHSAEELEQMDDRSPLFRYNL; from the exons ATGTTCAAGGACAATGTGTCCCATCTTGAGAAGCCCGCGCCGACATCGGCTGTCCCTGACCTTAGCGCAGTGGACCAGGAGTTCCTAGACACTGTGTCGGCGAAGCAAGAGGCCAAAATTTACCAAAAG CTCGATTGGCGTCTAGTACCGGCATTGAGCATCCTGTACTTGCTGGCCATCATCGACCGGGCCAATATCG GAAATGCGAAGATTGAGGGACTCGAGAAGAGCTTGGGGATGAGTGGCACGGATTACAATGTTGCCTTGGCGGTCTTCTTCGTATCATATGTCATTTTCG ATATCCCAAGCAACTATATTCTCAGCAACTTCAAGAGACCATCTATCTATATTGGGTCCCTCGTCATATGCTGGGGCGTGGTTATGACTCTCACGGGAGTTGTTCGGAACTTTGGAGGGCTCTGCGCAACCAGATTTCTCCTCGGCGTTTTTGA GGCTGGATTCTTTCCCGGGGCAAACTACATTGTCGGTCAGTGGTACCCACCGCACAAGACACAGACCCGTATTGCCATCTTCTacacggccagcgcggcgtctgGTGCCTTTTCCGGCTTGCTGGCGTACCTTATCGCCAAGATGAATGGCGCTGGAGGCTATGAAGGATGGAGGTGGATCTTTATTCTTGAAGGCATAGCCTCCGTCGTTGCGGGGGCAGTCAGCCTCTTTCTCCTGCCCGACTCACCTGCCCTCTCGCATAGATGGTtgacggccgacgagatCCGCTTCTTGGAGCTCAACCACATCAAGTACCGCGGCAGATCCGTTGGCACAAGCCATAAGGTGGAGGCACAGACACTATGGAAGGTCATCAAGGACTGGCAGCTGTACTATCTGGGCATGGTGTTCATGTCGAATACCGTGCCCAACTATGCTCTAAAGTTCACGATGCCGCAAATCATCACGAACATGGGGTTCACGTCCTCCAATGCCCAGCTGCTCACCATTCC GCCGTACACGGTGGGCGCAATCTCGGGTCTCGTCGCCTCACTATTCGCCGACCGACTCAAGTGGCGAATGCCGTTTATTGTCGGCGCGCAGATTACACTCATTGTCGCGTATGCAATTCTTGTGGCCAAAGCGGAACATATCAAGAGCAACGTCCCACTGTGTTACTTTGCGGTACATCTAGCCTGCGCCGGGCTGTACCCTATTCCCCCGGGTGTCAGCGCTTGGACGGTCAACAACCTTGGGCCTCAGAAGAGGGCGATGGGCGTGGGATTGATGGTCATGATTGGCAGCATTGGGGGAGTTATTGGAAGCTTCATTTACTTGGATCGCGAGAAGCCCAAGTATCCAACTGGGTTTGGCACATCACTGGCGATTGCAGGCGCCGGTGTTGCCTCGTCCCTGATCTTGGAGGTGACATATTGGCGCATTAATAAGAGGAGAGCGGAGATGAGTGAGGATGAAGTCCGATCAAAACACTCCGCTGAGGAACTGGAACAGATGGACGATCGCTCGCCGCTATTTAGGTACAATTTGTAG
- a CDS encoding uncharacterized protein (EggNog:ENOG503NY5E~COG:L): MEPLQASHSGLDTVHGLPHLDIRFLTLRKAFDLPSRTMRESLIDAFMEHCHPWTPIVERRWLEETAQRRPSLLLLQAVFLAGSRVLSSPLVHTSSSSPEFYDRARALFFHGHEKNTTLAIVAVCLLQWWNPTGPERFSVNTSGFWVRIGVELAYQVGLHKEPADGPFKSFRRRLWWTLVIRDSIISVGTGRPRTIHLEDSTMKPPSLEDFSVQNIQARLFIAYASICRQMGDIAEAHRRHALTPSTRQRFEDALFRWLKQLPQQLHIVHQRDGAQTLAPYSFEARQLAVPYFVSLALLNRKPKAQASAPTICLVASSYVVAIIEEFICRDQLRHLGPVFTFYALVTGLNQLTSFRYGSLQGTAEHEFNVVKVALEELGKRWGSAHGALRGLIRAKEAVQQQPRLSRQPPILSPEETVFFTNFGPELCRMWEIGFGIATSHGDTAAAVTPRDSKSWDFTTTADDDISHQLQTPDLVQGPKPPSSSIELRQGALVDVSACGYEDMTQFEDPLVPSEGFWLFEDLELPTLLSDPFVP, encoded by the exons ATGGAGCCTCTGCAGGCATCCCATAGTGGCCTGGACACAGTACATGGGCTTCCACACCTCGACATTCGGTTCTTGACACTCAGAAAGGCTTTTGATCTCCCATCTCGAACAATGCGTGAAAGTCTCATCGACGCTTTCATGGAGCATTGCCACCCGTGGACCCCAATAGTCGAGAGACGTTGGTTGGAAGAAACGGCCCAGCGCCGACCAtcgctgttgctgctgcaagcCGTGTTTCTGGCTGGAAGCCGAGTTTTGTCGAGTCCGCTCGTACacacatcatcatcatcacccgaGTTCTACGACAGGGCGAGAGCGCTCTTCTTCCATGGACACGAGAAGAACACCACCCTTGCCATCGTTGCCGTGTGCCTTTTGCAGTGGTGGAACCCGACCGGGCCCGAACGGTTCTCGGTCAACACGAGCGGCTTTTGGGTACGCATCGGCGTTGAGCTGGCCTACCAGGTGGGACTTCACAAGGAGCCGGCAGACGGGCCCTTTAAAAGCTTTCGGCGTCGGCTGTGGTGGACGTTGGTT atTCGCGATAGCATCATCTCAGTGGGGACTGGTCGACCAAGGACGATCCACCTCGAAGACAGCACGATGAAGCCACCGAGCCTGGAAGACTTTTCCGTGCAAAATATCCAAGCTCGCTTGTTCATTGCATATGCGTCCATTTGCAGACAAATGGGAGACATAGCCGAGGCCCACAGGCGACACGCCCTCACTCCCTCGACAAGACAACGTTTCGAAGATGCCTTGTTTCGGTGGCTCAAGCAACTACCCCAACAGCTGCATATTGTCCACCAGCGCGATGGAGCACAGACGCTCGCACCGTACAGCTTTGAAGCCCGCCAGCTCGCGGTCCCTTACTTTGTTTCGCTCGCTTTGCTCAACCGGAAACCGAAAGCGCAGGCATCCGCTCCCACTATTTGTCTAGTCGCGTCCTCGTATGTCGTGGCGATTATTGAGGAGTTTATTTGCCGGGATCAACTGCGCCATCTGGGACCAGTCTTCACCTTCTATGCACTCGTTACTGGCCTGAACCAACTCACCTCATTTCGCTACGGGTCTTTGCAAGGGACGGCGGAGCATGAGTTCAATGTGGTCAAGGTAGCACTCGAGGAGCTTGGCAAGCGTTGGGGTTCGGCCCACGGAGCACTTCGAGGACTGATCAGAGCCAAAGAAGCAGTTcaacagcagccgcgcctctcCAGACAACCACCCATCCTATCTCCGGAAGAGACCGTCTTCTTCACAAACTTTGGCCCTGAGCTGTGCAGGATGTGGGAAATAGGCTTTGGGATTGCGACGAGTCACGGAgacaccgctgccgctgtcacACCCAGAGATTCGAAATCATGGGATTTCACCACGACGGCTGATGACGACATTTCGCATCAGCTCCAAACTCCAGACTTGGTCCAGGGCCCAAAACCCCCCTCAAGCTCCATAGAACTTCGCCAAGGAGCTTTGGTGGATGTGTCTGCATGCGGGTACGAAGACATGACCCAATTTGAGGATCCTTTGGTACCGTCGGAGGGATTCTGGTTGTTTGAGGATCTGGAACTGCCCACCTTGTTATCGGATCCGTTTGTTCCCTGA
- a CDS encoding uncharacterized protein (COG:E~EggNog:ENOG503NY24), whose product MRHLPGLPDEHPFHEVFRKLISREDAWVSSQWMTERPGGSDVRNSETVAVHSPLPNKSSTIGRIDEGDYLLSGFKWFASAADCDVALILAKTDSGELSLFLAPTRTTCSGANGKQFETTNGARIHRMKNKMGTKELPTAEIELRDARAWMIGPKDKGISTIALLLNVTRTHNFITALSCWRRAMHIAKSFAKARQVLDQPLWTFPMHVRLLSNLEVKHHGAMQLAFFTTSLLSFTDYGFPESASVAHLPLPDPGRHTEVLLRTLTATTKAIICKVATLALQECQEALGGVGYLDDPDDPEFNISRLFRDTAANMTWEGTTNVLASEVVRHVLNRDHLDIVAGWMRQAIEKITDPDLKSSLGHSSSKFFDDLAAYKSNIGAALAHGRQQMFTLGWLISGVLLALDAERDRDEIAFEVAKRWVLRGEGGFGEFVLPGVMQVGHSEIRVSEREQREWDCRIVWGLELPLDAAQGFRPMVNKPRL is encoded by the coding sequence ATGCGTCACTTACCTGGCTTGCCTGATGAGCATCCCTTTCACGAGGTCTTCAGGAAGCTCATCTCCCGTGAGGACGCCTGGGTCTCCAGCCAGTGGATGACAGAGCGCCCAGGCGGCAGCGATGTTCGTAACTCCGAGACCGTTGCCGTGCACTCGCCCCTGCCCAACAAATCAAGCACAATCGGCCGCATCGATGAGGGGGACTATCTCCTCTCTGGCTTCAAGTGGTTCGCTTCTGCGGCTGATTGCGACGTGGCTCTGATATTGGCCAAGACCGATTCCGGGGAGCTCAGTCTGTTCCTGGCGCCGACCAGGACTACGTGTTCTGGAGCAAACGGCAAACAGTTTGAAACGACAAATGGAGCCAGGATACACAGAATGAAGAATAAAATGGGCACCAAGGAACTTCCAACAGCCGAAATTGAACTGAGGGACGCTCGCGCCTGGATGATTGGCCCAAAGGACAAGGGAATTTCGACCattgcgctgctgctcaatGTCACAAGAACTCACAACTTCATCACCGCCCTGTCCTGCTGGAGACGGGCAATGCACATTGCCAAGTCCTTTGCAAAAGCTCGCCAGGTCCTAGATCAGCCTCTCTGGACTTTTCCGATGCACGTAAGGCTTCTGTCAAATCTGGAAGTCAAGCATCATGGTGCGATGCAGTTGGCCTTCTTTACGACATCCTTACTCAGCTTTACAGATTACGGGTTTCCGGAGTCGGCATCCGTCGCACATCTTCCTCTCCCAGACCCAGGGCGGCACACAGAGGTACTTCTCCGAACGCTGACAGCCACCACCAAAGCCATCATTTGCAAGGTTGCCACGTTGGCCCTGCAGGAATGCCAGGAAGCCTTAGGCGGCGTGGGCTATCTAGATGATCCCGACGACCCCGAGTTCAACATTTCTCGCTTGTTTCGCGACACTGCTGCCAACATGACGTGGGAAGGGACAACCAATGTGCTGGCTAGCGAGGTTGTCCGACACGTGTTGAACCGGGATCAcctcgacatcgtcgccggctggATGCGACAGGCCATTGAGAAAATAACCGATCCAGACCTCAAGAGCAGCCTGGGACATTCGTCTTCCAAGTTTTTCGATGACCTTGCCGCCTACAAGAGCAACATCGGAGCAGCCCTAGCACATGGACGGCAGCAAATGTTTACTTTAGGGTGGCTCATTAGCGGTGTCTTACTAGCGCTAGACGCTGAGCGGGATCGCGACGAGATTGCATTTGAAGTTGCGAAACGGTGGGTCCTCCGTGGCGAGGGAGGCTTCGGCGAGTTCGTTTTGCCAGGCGTCATGCAGGTCGGCCACAGCGAGATTCGAGTCTCGGAAAGAGAGCAGAGGGAATGGGACTGTCGAATTGTATGGGGGTTGGAGTTGCCGCTTGATGCCGCCCAAGGTTTCCGCCCTATGGTGAACAAGCCCCGATTGTAA